The Bombus fervidus isolate BK054 chromosome 1, iyBomFerv1, whole genome shotgun sequence genome includes a window with the following:
- the Dsx-c73a gene encoding doublesex cognate 73A, whose amino-acid sequence MKPIQGAIWLLPLAVGCIALPAQLQGNSRNAGKTKQSKTASLHLRESGSNDSAITPNGSRNMDENSIDVNNDTKITGNNDVDNAILSKPLPLAISATIESNAVLASSLPSSPSTTSASTSTSTSTSAWTDHSLAGMTELSPTSGSSSPPVSKTEFSSATTSNRGTTMTTRIALNTSASNTSLSVFPTEASSRTIATNRDTATLLSSSKKSTTNSNELITTPATAWSKETRESPGKIRPQIKLTTNYTSLSETGVRLPEGASAALAKPTKYHYYPHNQHIYLLPECAVQQVCNAVYVRLNFTQPLCACPGRYRDPCSASLDSDDLHTTELVTDPRTKALTLVKTCEPVAEMRECRIPRDWSLLALQNVRTGKSHYLVICRCPDANILEGPMSHDQPTYASVPGIRVYGMMCVQGNRKGRQLRYTRALSDRLQREMDQDSHNDRENTNERLNFPWYKVQQLMDIAVWD is encoded by the exons ATGAAGCCGATCCAAGGTGCGATATGGTTGCTTCCATTGGCGGTCGGATGTATAGCTTTGCCGGCGCAATTACAAGGAAATTCGAGGAATGCGGGCAAGACGAAGCAAAGTAAGACGGCGTCGTTGCATTTGAGGGAGAGCGGGTCTAACGATTCGGCAATTACGCCGAACGGCAGTAGGAACATGGATGAGAACAGCATCGACGTTAACAACGATACCAAGATTACCGGTAACAACGACGTGGACAACGCTATCCTATCGAAACCGCTTCCTCTCGCAATTTCTGCCACTATCGAGAGCAACGCGGTGCTCGCATCGTCCTTACCGTCATCGCCGTCAACCACGTCGGCATCGACGTCGACATCGACATCGACGTCCGCTTGGACGGATCATTCTCTCGCGGGAATGACAGAATTGTCCCCAACGAGTGGTTCATCGTCGCCGCCAGTTAGCAAAACAGAATTTAGTTCAGCGACGACGAGCAACCGCGGAACAACCATGACCACGAGAATCGCGTTAAATACCAGCGCTTCTAATACAAGCTTGAGCGTGTTTCCTACCGAAGCTTCTTCGAGAACCATCGCTACCAATCGAGATACGGCTACCTTGCTATCTTCCTCGAAAAAGTCCACCACGAACTCGAACGAATTGATTACTACTCCTGCTACGGCTTGGTCGAAGGAGACGCGAGAATCACCCGGAAAAATTCGCCCTCAAATTAAGCTGACGACGAACTACACTAGTCTGTCCGAG ACAGGAGTACGACTACCGGAGGGTGCGAGCGCAGCTCTGGCAAAACCAACCAAGTATCATTACTATCCGCATAATCAGCACATCTACTTGTTGCCAGAATGCGCTGTTCAGCAGGTTTGCAATGCAGTTTACGTTAGACTCAACTTTACCCAGCCTCTGTGCGCTTGTCCAGGAAGATACCGCGACCCTTGCAGCGCCTCTCTCGACAGCGACGATCTCCACACTACGGAGCTGGTCACCGACCCTCGAACCAAG GCCCTAACGTTGGTGAAAACGTGCGAACCAGTGGCGGAAATGCGCGAGTGTAGAATACCGAGGGACTGGTCTCTTCTGGCGCTACAAAACGTGCGAACGGGAAAGTCTCATTACCTCGTGATATGTCGCTGTCCCGATGCCAACATATTGG AGGGTCCTATGAGTCACGATCAACCAACATATGCCAGTGTACCAGGGATTCGGGTTTACGGGATGATGTGCGTGCAAGGAAATCGAAAAGGCCGACAACTGCGGTATACCCGCGCTCTTTCAG ATCGTCTCCAACGAGAAATGGACCAAGATTCTCACAATGACAGAGAAAACACGAACGAACGATTGAACTTTCCATGGTACAAGGTACAACAACTTATGGATATAGCTGTTTGGGACTAG